From the genome of Candidatus Saccharimonadales bacterium, one region includes:
- a CDS encoding phosphoribosyltransferase family protein: MCSSEGVCKECQPPFSRAWYVGERADELLLLTNDYKFQRKRAASRVLADLLFQRIGILPEACSVVPIPSNPAHIRQRGYDHTYLIARQLAKLNNRKPERLLERRTHSVQTGKTKRKRSEQAALAFAARGSCENKTILIVDDIVTTGATIKAAARLLREAGATDVWVAAIARQPLD; the protein is encoded by the coding sequence GTGTGCTCTAGTGAAGGTGTTTGCAAAGAGTGTCAACCTCCCTTTTCGAGGGCCTGGTATGTCGGCGAGCGTGCCGATGAGCTCCTTCTTCTCACCAATGATTACAAGTTCCAAAGGAAACGAGCGGCCTCCCGGGTGCTTGCGGACCTACTGTTCCAGAGGATTGGTATTTTACCCGAAGCATGTAGCGTTGTCCCTATCCCTAGCAATCCTGCGCATATTCGCCAGCGTGGCTATGACCATACATACTTAATTGCCCGGCAGCTTGCCAAGCTGAACAATCGAAAACCTGAGCGACTTTTAGAACGACGAACACACTCGGTGCAAACAGGAAAAACAAAGCGAAAGCGATCAGAACAGGCCGCACTTGCTTTTGCGGCGCGGGGCAGCTGTGAAAATAAAACGATTTTGATCGTTGACGACATTGTAACGACGGGTGCGACAATAAAAGCAGCCGCTCGTTTACTTCGGGAAGCAGGCGCGACTGACGTGTGGGTGGCAGCGATCGCTCGCCAGCCTCTCGACTAA
- a CDS encoding Hsp20/alpha crystallin family protein: MARKQNDDLLIEDELAAAFLNDDELSEQQQAAAPAAVNDNAAWEESEEDFPGQLAVDVYETDEKLIVKARTAGVNKEDLDVSISDGILTISGTLSSGDDTEATNWHIQECYWGEFSRTLALPVPVKEDEVEAVLKDGVLTISFTKVKQEQAKKITIQ, encoded by the coding sequence ATGGCACGCAAACAAAATGACGATCTGTTGATCGAAGATGAACTGGCCGCCGCGTTCCTAAATGACGACGAGCTCAGCGAGCAGCAACAAGCGGCCGCTCCAGCAGCAGTAAACGATAACGCGGCATGGGAAGAGTCAGAAGAAGACTTCCCAGGACAACTTGCCGTTGATGTATATGAAACCGACGAGAAACTCATTGTTAAAGCCCGCACCGCAGGTGTTAACAAAGAAGATCTCGACGTCAGTATCAGCGACGGAATTCTTACAATTAGCGGTACGCTCTCAAGCGGAGACGACACTGAAGCGACCAACTGGCATATCCAGGAATGTTACTGGGGTGAATTTAGCCGTACGCTTGCGCTTCCAGTTCCTGTAAAGGAAGACGAGGTTGAAGCAGTTCTTAAAGATGGTGTACTTACCATCAGCTTCACCAAAGTCAAACAAGAACAAGCCAAAAAGATTACTATCCAGTAG